From the genome of Podospora pseudoanserina strain CBS 124.78 chromosome 7 map unlocalized CBS124.78p_7.2, whole genome shotgun sequence, one region includes:
- the TOM22 gene encoding mitochondrial import receptor protein (EggNog:ENOG503P3YP; COG:U) yields the protein MVQLTEVEDEHFQHAQVGPDEDEEDFTDTDSEISTDSHYDPTAETLAERLAALKDIIPPTTRSWVHAKYEATTSTIKSVVTFAGRSAWALSVSAILVGVPWALAYGEDQQFAAMEAEQRMRELGGEIMTAPGQEGGNKDPMLGDVAAAVGGGAGGVQQVKAAL from the exons ATGGTCCAACTCACAGAAGTAGAGGACGAGCACTTCCAGCACGCCCAGGTCGGGcctgatgaggacgaggaggatttCACTGATACTG aCTCCGAAATCTCAACCGACTCCCACTACGACCCCACAGCCGAGACCCTCGCCGAGCGTCTCGCCGCCCTGAAAGACATCATCCCCCCGACCACCCGCTCCTGGGTGCACGCCAAATACGAGGCTACCACCTCGACCATCAAATCTGTCGTGACCTTTGCGGGGAGGTCTGCCTGGGCGCTGAGCGTGAGCGCGATACTGGTCGGTGTCCCCTGGGCTCTGGCGTACGGCGAGGACCAGCAGTTTGCGGCTATGGAGGCGGagcagaggatgagggagcTGGGCGGGGAGATTATGACTGCTCCTGGGCAGGAGGGCGGGAATAAGGATCCTATGCTGGGGGATGTTGCGGCTgcggttgggggtggtgctgggggggTGCAGCAGGTTAAGGCTGCTCTTtga
- the LIG4 gene encoding DNA ligase (ATP) (COG:L; EggNog:ENOG503NUX9), which yields MASQRRRDHRQGPDAEAVEEDDAQYGRGGMSLEEVDQHFPHRPKNAHKTLPFAELYKSLFNPLMDCKPGSSATAGAAAAAVLGKTRFGKAKKTGGVNYHEQRRHIIERFMSRWRKEVGDDFYPAMRLILPDKDRDRGVYGLKESGIGKMLVRVMKIGRDSEDGGLGKGQTGTAGDFAGRVLEVVGKRAMRGTPGGWTIGEVNVLLDRLAGASGEGEQLPIFEEIYRNCCAEEVMWLVRIILKDMRVGATERTFLGLWHPDAEALFSVSSSLRRVCWELWDPETRLEQKETGVSLMQCFQPQLAQFQMTTGFGKLVQNLGVTEEEKEFWIEEKLDGERMQMHMKEDETVPGGFRFAFWSRKAKDYTYLYGEGLEDDNSALTRHLKNAFHDGVRELILDGEMITWDPEIDKIVPFGTLKTAALDQQKNPFQNGPRPLYRVFDILLLNKKPLADYTLRDRHAALEVAVRGEHRRLEIHPYESATTPDAIEPFLRRVVAEASEGLILKNPRSRYQLNSRNNDWIKVKPEYMSEYGESLDCVIIGGYFGSGRRGGILSSFLCGVRVSENHVRSGAALTREKCLSFCKVGGGLKAEDYAEIRHHTEGKWQDWQASNPPTDYIELAGGKMQYEKPDVWIRPSESVVISIKAASIGPSDQFAMGWTLRFPRFRKLRLDKSWDEGMDASDFVLLKDKVKEEEKERKAMEIESRKRKPAKRLKKELVIAGTDPNAAPVEFVEGGDNIKAEPMSQVAFPPPQARRKSDNQLFQGLDFCVLSEAVKPRKMSKPDLEKLIKEHGGRIHQQVDKGGNMILLAEKNVVRVASLKRAGDADIVKPKWVFDCLAQNNGEGYLLPFEEGHLFHATEEMVKLAAENTDQYGDSYVRDVTPDELRDIIDDMRTKGDVKEEEDAFHDERTGEFDAEHFLDQLEERGRGLEGLKSFLFRRCRVYFPVAAKEEEEEKRGPSSTELKAVKLQNEIKFGNGTVVGGLDDKEITHVVVVGDGEKERKELAASVRYEVSSRRHVPRIVTGRWVEDCVTEGTLVDEEGYAP from the exons ATGGCGTCGCAGAGAAGACGAGATCACCGGCAGGGTCCCGACGCggaggctgtcgaggaggacgacgcgCAGtatgggaggggtgggatgagCTTGGAGGAAGTCGATCAGCA TTTCCCCCACCGCCCGAAAAACGCGCACAAGACGCTGCCGTTTGCGGAGCTGTACAAGTCGTTGTTTAACCCGCTTATGGACTGCAAGCCCGGGTCGTCTGCTACTGCTGGtgcagcagctgctgctgtcctgGGGAAAACAAGATTTGgaaaggcgaagaagacggGCGGGGTGAACTACCACGAGCAGAGAAGGCACATCATCGAGCGGTTCATGagccggtggaggaaggaggtgggtgatgaCTTCTACCCTGCCATGAGGCTGATCCTGCCTGACAAGGATCGGGACAGGGGGGTGTacgggttgaaggagagCGGGATTGGGAAGatgctggtgagggtgatgaagatTGGGAGGGATAGCGAGGATGG AGGtttggggaaggggcagACAGGAACGGCGGGGGATTTTGCGGGACGGGtgctggaggttgttgggaaGAGGGCTATGAGGGGGACGCCGGGGGGGTGGACGATTGGGGAGGTTAATGTTTTGTTGGATCGGTTGGCTGGGGCtagtggggagggggagcagctGCCGATTTTTGAGGAGATTTACAGGAATTGCtgtgcggaggaggtgatgtggctggtgaggatTATACTGAAGGATATGAGGGTGGGCGCGACGGAGAGGACGTTTTTGGGGCTATGGCATCCGGATGCGGAGGCGTTGTTTAGCGTTTCGAGTAGTTTGAGGAGGGTTTGCTGGGAGTTGTGGGATCCGGAGACGAGGCTGGAGCAGAAGGAAACCGGGGTGAGCTTGATGCAGTGTTTTCAGCCGCAACTGGCGCAGTTTCAGATGACGACAGGGTTTGGGAAGCTGGTGCAGAATCTGGGGgttaccgaggaggagaaggagttttGGATTGAGGAAAAgctggatggggagaggatgcAGATGCATatgaaggaggatgagacgGTGCCCGGGGGGTTTAGGTTTGCGTTTTGGTCCAGGAAAGCGAAGGATTACACGTATTTGtatggggaggggttggaggatgataACTCGGCGTTGACGAGGCATTTGAAGAATGCGTTTCATGAcggggtgagggagttgatttTGGATGGAGAGATGATTACGTGGGATCCGGAAATCGACAAGATTGTGCCGTTTGGCACGCTCAAGACGGCGGCGCTGGATCAGCAGAAGAATCCGTTTCAGAACGGGCCTCGACCTCTGTATCGGGTCTTTGATATTCTTCTTCTGAACAAGAAGCCTCTGGCGGACTACACCCTCCGGGACCGCCACGCTGCCCTAGAGGTAGCCGTCAGGGGTGAGCATCGCCGTCTCGAGATTCACCCCTACGAATCAGCCACAACACCAGACGCCATCGAGCCCTTCCTCCGCAGAGTCGTCGCCGAAGCCTCGGAAGGTCTCATCCTCAAGAACCCGCGCTCTCGCTACCAGCTCAACAGCCGCAACAACGACTGGATCAAAGTCAAACCCGAGTACATGTCCGAGTATGGCGAGTCCCTCGACTGCGTCATCATCGGCGGCTACTTCGGCTCCGGCCGTCGCGGAGGCatcctctccagcttcctctGCGGCGTTCGCGTCAGCGAGAACCACGTCAGGTCCGGCGCTGCACTCACCAGAGAGAAGTGTTTGAGCTTTTGCAAAGTAGGCGGTGGCCTCAAAGCAGAAGACTACGCCGAGATCAGACACCACACTGAGGGCAAATGGCAAGACTGGCAAGCGAGCAACCCGCCCACGGACTACATCGAGCTCGCGGGAGGGAAAATGCAATACGAAAAACCAGATGTATGGATCCGACCTAGTGAGTCGGTTGTCATCTCCATCAAGGCAGCCTCCATCGGTCCCTCCGACCAGTTCGCCATGGGCTGGACTCTACGCTTCCCTCGGTTCCGTAAGCTGAGACTGGACAAATCGTGGGACGAGGGCATGGACGCGAGCGATTTTGTTCTTCTCAAAGACAAAGtcaaggaagaagagaaggagcgaAAGGCGATGGAGATTGAGAGCAGAAAGCGCAAGCCAGCaaagaggttgaagaaggagttgGTCATCGCGGGGACGGATCCGAATGCTGCGCCGGTTGAGTTCgtcgaggggggggataaTATCAAGGCCGAGCCGATGAGCCAGGTTGCGTTTCCCCCCCCTCAGGCTAGAAGGAAGTCTGACAACCAACTGTTCCAGGGACTGGACTTTTGTGTATTGTCCGAGGCAGTCAAACCCCGCAAGATGTCCAAGCCTGATCTGGAAAAGTTGATCAAGGAGCATGGAGGGAGGATTCATCAGCAAGTCGACAAGGGCGGGAACATGATCCTCCTCGCGGAGAAGAACGTCGTCCGGGTGGCGTCGCTGAAACGGGCCGGTGACGCGGATATTGTCAAGCCCAAATGGGTCTTTGACTGCCTTGCACAGAATAATGGAGAAGGCTATCTCCTCCCGTTTGAGGAGGGGCACTTGTTTCATGCCacggaggagatggtgaagtTGGCGGCGGAGAATACGGATCAGTATGGGGATTCGTATGTCAGGGATGTTACCCCTGATGAGCTGAGGGATATCATTGACGACATGCGCACCAAAGGGGATGTtaaagaggaggaggatgcgtTTCATGATGAGAGGACGGGGGAATTTGATGCTGAGCACTTTTTGGATCAGCTGGAGgagcgagggaggggtttggaggggttgaagagtTTCTTGTTTAGACGGTGTAGGGTTTACTTCCCTGTTGcggcaaaggaggaggaggaggagaagagggggccCTCGAGTACGGAGTTGAAGGCGGTGAAGCTGCAAAATGAGATCAAGTTTGGGAACGGGACTGTGGTGGGGGGTCTGGATGATAAGGAGATCACgcatgtggtggtggtcggggatggggagaaagagaggaaggagttgGCAGCGAGCGTGAGGTATGAGGTTAGTTCGAGGAGGCATGTGCCGAGGATTGtgacggggaggtgggtAGAGGATTGTGTGACGGAGGGGACgttggttgatgaagagggaTATGCCCCTTGA
- a CDS encoding uncharacterized protein (EggNog:ENOG503NV0P; COG:S), whose product MATNGAAKVNRPTNTKEKEADVNRKLQFYGIASAFQNGKVPSNDQIDVALSSFLESKALSNPSSKLSGEGKALVADFREVVKQAKNLLLSKNEGNLLQDFIWQTQQFDPKTVNVPGAPVDKDTAQQHGNQALEGFRTLGTLIITNGQFRKLLKDATILLRDMAGDAATNAAARVKPSHEDLNQIDTPAADNTWHEAPDFKQGKEEMKNKLGSYYKGNPKEDAKAVAAEGTSTAHPTGSSDPRDLAGTAAREQAHGGSTGINAVGGAQAAANAAKRQLDANLDQEAKDKAKAKKDEYRARTKDYFSKKMPQERREQTIWRLKKMVLECQQHPDYHAAITTLLNLAEMYGDHANRLAKGGTGTVKETRTGLAQAEGDLKTLIERFANGTSTDDLWASINAIYEDADRDPELKGWFRSLNVYIRRCLQEQGYILDDDSNVQWNALYDQGNYLLRTKYRVHTDRIVDEIKFLGDQFDQDPQNKAFANSLTKLFTELGNDENGKPTFKPHLVKDLTDVILPAMFEKIAYIPVPRIEYSDHQIDAVIENLVLESDNFMPNILEIASENYMRFGRKNLSNKSKHSIDIKVAGVQMDLRDVSYYIKRKQGFPSLTDTGVANILLAGDGFSFRMKMATPDERDSQNFFKIDKVDVDVKNLHIKLSKSNHKLLFGLFKPIMLKVLRPGLQKALEKAIKDQAVKLDRILFQIKQEADRAMDQAREDPENVPNIYNRYVTAAQKQILQGKHKAEAIAADKKVNYAITKEDSMFPNIHLPGGISSKATEYKELARKGDKWESPVFSIGSASKSRDIPPAPTVTRKPHTTSADTAAAHGGAYAGNDGAYAGNGGAYTGNGGAYGGNGSAHAGNGGAYSNGGAYSNGGAYAHGGALNGSALNGGALKDKTQLPPAATTTAPAGYAV is encoded by the exons ATGGCTACCAACGGCGCAGCGAAGGTCAACAGACCAACCAACActaaggagaaggaggccgatgTCAACCGCAAGCTTCAGTTCTACGGTATTGCCAGTGCCTTCCAGAATGGCAAGGTGCCATCG AATGACCAAATCGATGTCGCCCTGAGCAGCTTCCTCGAGTCTAAGGCGCTCTCGAACCCCTCATCCAAGTTGTCTGGCGAAGGAAAGGCGCTCGTTGCTGATTTCAGAGAAGTGGTGAAGCAAGCAAAGAACCTCCTTCTGTCCAAGAACGAGGGCAACCTGCTTCAAGATTTCATCTGGCAAACACAGCAATTCGACCCCAAAACCGTCAATGTTCCTGGTGCTCCCGTTGACAAGGACACGGCGCAGCAACATGGTAACCAGGCTCTTGAGGGTTTCCGCACTCTCGGAACCCTGATCATCACCAATGGCCAGTTCCGCAAGCTTC TCAAGGACGCTACTATCCTTCTCCGCGATATGGCTGGTGACGCCGCCACCAATGCGGCTGCCCGCGTTAAGCCTTCACATGAGGATCTTAACCAGATCGACACTCCGGCTGCGGACAACACCTGGCACGAGGCCCCCGATTTCAAGCaaggcaaggaggagatgaagaacaAGTTGGGCAGCTACTACAAGGGTAATCCCAAGGAGGATGCgaaggctgttgctgccgaggGCACCTCCACTGCCCATCCCACTGGATCCTCTGACCCCAGAGATTTGGCTGGCACTGCGGCTCGCGAGCAGGCTCATGGCGGATCAACAGGCATCAATGCTGTCGGTGGTGCCCAGGCCGCCGCTAATGCCGCAAAGCGCCAGCTCGATGCCAACCTTGACCAGGAGGCAaaggacaaggccaaggcgaagaaggacgagTATCGTGCCCGTACTAAGGATTACTTCTCCAAGAAGATGCCCCAGGAGCGCCGCGAGCAGACCATCTGGCGTCTCAAG AAAATGGTTCTGGAGTGCCAGCAGCATCCCGATTATCacgccgccatcaccaccttgtTGAACCTTGCTGAAATGTACGGTGATCATGCCAACCGGTTGGCCAAGGGCGGCACTGGTACTGTCAAGGAGACCCGCACTGGTTTGGCCCAGGCCGAGGGCGATCTCAAGACTTTGATCGAGCGCTTTGCCAACGGCACTTCCACTGACGACCTTTGGGCCTCGATCAATGCCATCTATGAGGACGCCGACCGGGATCCTGAGCTCAAGGGCTGGTTCAGGTCCTTGAACGTCTACATCCGCCGCTGCCTCCAGGAGCAAGGCTacatcctcgacgacgatTCCAACGTTCAGTGGAACGCCCTCTACGACCAGGGCAACTACCTTCTCCGCACCAAGTACCGCGTCCACACCGATCGCATTGTCGATGAGATCAAGTTCTTGGGTGACCAGTTTGATCAGGACCCCCAGAACAAGGCTTTCGCCAACTCGCTGACCAAGCTCTTCACCGAGCTCGGCAATGATGAGAATGGCAAGCCCACCTTCAAGCCCCATCTGGTCAAGGATCTTACCGATGTCATCCTCCCAGCCATGTTTGAGAAGATCGCATATATCCCTGTGCCACGCATAGAGTACTCTGACCATCAGATTGATGCGGTCATTGAGAACCTTGTTCTTGAGAGCGACAACTTCATGCCCAACATTCTCGAGATTGCTAGTGAAAACTACATGCGGTTTGGGCGCAAGAATTTGAGCAACAAGAGCAAGCACTCGATCGATATCAAGGTTGCTGGAGTCCAGATGGATTTGCGCGATGTCAGCTACTACATCAAGCGCAAGCAGggcttcccctccctcaccgacACGGGTGTGGCTAACATCCTGCTCGCCGGCGATGGGTTCAGCTTTCGTATGAAGATGGCTACCCCCGACGAGCGGGATTCGCAGAACTTTTTCAAGATTGACAaggtggatgttgatgtcAAGAACCTGCACATCAAGTTGTCCAAGTCTAACCACAAGCTTCTGTTCGGCCTCTTCAAGCCCATCATGCTCAAGGTCCTCCGCCCTGGTCTGCAGAAGGCTTTGGAGAAGGCCATCAAGGACCAGGCGGTCAAGCTGGATAGAATTCTCTTCCAGATCAAGCAGGAGGCCGACCGTGCCATGGATCAGGCCCGTGAGGATCCCGAGAATGTTCCCAACATTTACAACCGCTACGTCACTGCGGCCCAGAAGCAGATTCTGCAGGGCAAACACAAGGCCGAAGCCATTGCGGCTGACAAGAAGGTCAACtacgccatcaccaaggagGACAGCATGTTCCCCAACATCCACCTTCCTGGCGGCATCAGCTCCAAGGCCACCGAGTACAAGGAGCTTGCCCGCAAGGGTGACAAGTGGGAGAGCCCTGTCTTTTCGATTGGCAGCGCCTCCAAGAGCCGTGACATTCCTCCCGCCCCTACCGTCACTCGCAAGCCGCACACCACCTCGGCTgacactgctgctgcccatgGCGGTGCTTATGCCGGTAATGACGGTGCTTATGCTGGCAACGGCGGTGCCTATACTGGTAACGGCGGTGCCTATGGTGGTAACGGCAGTGCTCATGCTGGCAATGGTGGCGCCTACTCCAACGGCGGTGCCTACTCCAACGGCGGCGCCTATGCCCATGGTGGTGCTCTTAATGGCAGCGCTCTCAATGGTGGCGCCCTCAAGGACAAGACCCAGCTTCCCCCAGCCGCTACCACGACTGCTCCCGCTGGTTATGCCGTTTAA
- the CNH1 gene encoding Na+/H+ antiporter (EggNog:ENOG503NU9A; COG:P) — MVWDHLSVTGPHLIYLILGGFTTIFMLCSSVIKERMYIGEATVATLCGIIFGPHVANVINPTKDWDSVDIITIEFSRIVLVVQCFAVGVELPKFYMEKHWKSVTLLLIPVMLFGWLITSVFIMWLVPPLNWIESLVVAACVTATDPVLASSVVGKGKFAKRVPKHLRDLLSAESGCNDGMAFPFVYLALYLIHDKLNAKVALKHWFLYTVLYECIFGAIYGFIIGYMARHGIKYAEKHDLIDRESFLVFYFVLALFAAGSGSILGLDDLLVGFAAGVGFSNDGWFTQKTEDSHVSNVIDLLINLTYFIYFGTIIPWEDFNDHAIGLYAWRLVVLAVFVILFRRIPIMMALKPIIPDLKTWREALFAGHFGPIGVGAVFVAMLARAELESESPVPLTKLPDPGSPHYDLIRVVWPIVAFLVVASIIVHGSSIAVFTLGKHINTLSITMSYTQANEDGPTWMSRLPRITSTSRSQARTMSDTDGEELKMPDYPPGTLPPIGYPNNFLRRVREDENNEKQSGSRQNSRPSSRSAKRRKKMWDDGIGPGGPISQSAIFPQRRTPSEGQTPLPPVAQSPAQPHDAQQDSMQITPVDERAARSPTPHERHHQASGDSTRAGSPNMGTPGDEHRNPIEVYNEGDNIIIENADGDVLAVHPSQSGNNVAEHAKDLKSKLESEAGPSGWSYNALKHRVANWREEELAKRKEKEKTARKGEPARAFQYGTTIIVENEDGEVVKKYDLSTPKSQGDQGKAGPSGEGIQGHSQRPNLSRWASAAFGRSQAGEASAKKKTPEEEEDEKDDKHIRFTVGGVGRRMTKEDFLVEMQKLDKNTRRDVVDKSSASQELKTVAKRDTQPQIKVSAPGQPGASRKNSASPAAGASSKPQATSPGPERSSGSSDGSRPSSKEASETEVEKKRRLEALRGVPSGSRAGEEVAETAAERRRREAALGMSREPEESDSEDDDTPRVPPPKPRIRFAEGTVNR, encoded by the exons ATGGTCTGGGATCACCTCTCGGTCACAGGTCCACACCTGATTTACCTCATTCTGGGAGGCTTCACCACCATTTTCATGCTATGCTCCTCCGTCATCAAGGAGCGCATGTACATTGGCGAGGCCACAGTTGCTACGCTATGCGGCATCATCTTTGGGCCTCACGTCGCCAATGTCATAAATCCTACGAAAGACTGGGATAGCGTCgatatcatcaccatcgagtTTTCTCGAATCGTTCTGGTAGTGCAATGTTTCGCTGTGGGCGTCGAGTTGCCCAAGTTCTACATGGAAAAACACTGGAAATCCGTCACCCTACTGCTTATCCCAGTCATGCTCTTCGGCTGGCTCATCACGAGTGTGTTTATCATGTGGTTGGTTCCACCATTGAATTGGATCGAAAGCCTGGTGGTGGCCGCCTGTGTCACGGCTACTGATCCAGTTCTAGCCTCGTCTGTTGTCGGCAAGGGCAAGTTCGCCAAGAGGGTGCCGAAGCATTTGAGAGATCTCCTCTCGGCAGAGTCTGGCTGCAACGACGGCATGGCTTTCCCATTTGTCTACCTGGCATTATACCTGATTCACGACAAGCTGAACGCCAAGGTGGCTCTCAAGCACTGGTTCTTGTACACCGTCTTGTATGAGTGCATCTTTGGTGCGATTTACGGTTTCATCATCGGATATATGGCCCGTCACGGCATCAAGTACGCAGAAAAGCACGATCTGATCGACAGGGAGAGCTTCTTGGTATTTTACTTCGTTTTGGCGCTGTTCGCTGCTGGCTCTGGCAGTATCCTGGGTCTCGACGATTTGCTGGTTGGCTTTGCAGCAGGTGTGGGCTTCTCAAACGATGGTTGGTTTACGCAAAAGACCGAGGACTCTCACGTCTCCAACGTTATCGATTTGCTGATCAACTTGACCTACTTCATCTACTTCGGAACCATCATTCCCTGGGAAGATTTCAATGATCACGCCATTGGACTCTACGCCTGGAGGCTGGTAGTGCTCGCCGTATTCGTCATTCTGTTCCGACGAATCCCTATCATGATGGCTCTCAAACCTATCATTCCCGACCTCAAAACGTGGCGTGAAGCGCTTTTTGCAGGCCACTTTGGCCCCATTGGCGTGGGTGCTGTTTTTGTGGCCATGCTGGCTCGGGCAGAGCTTGAATCGGAAAGTCCAGTCCCGTTAACCAAGCTTCCCGATCCTGGATCGCCTCATTACGATTTGATCAGAGTTGTCTGGCCCATTGTTGCATTCCTTGTTGTTGCCTCCATCATTGTGCACGGCTCTTCGATTGCCGTGTTTACTCTGGGCAAGCATATCAACACGCtcagcatcaccatgtcTTACACACAGGCCAACGAGGATGGGCCTACCTGGATGTCGCGGTTACCTCGCATCACATCAACGTCACGCTCTCAAGCCAGAACTATGTCTGATACAGATGGCGAAGAGCTCAAGATGCCGGATTATCCTCCAGGAACGTTGCCACCTATCGGCTATCCAAATAACTTCTTGCGTCGTGTACGGGAAGACGAAAACAACGAGAAGCAGAGCGGCAGTCGTCAGAACAGTAGACCGTCGTCCAGGTCTGCGAAACGGAGGAAAAAGATGTGGGATGATGGAATTGGCCCAGGAGGACCTATCAGTCAATCAGCCATCTTCCCTCAACGCCGCACCCCGAGTGAAGGACAAACACCCCTCCCGCCCGTAGCCCAAAGCCCTGCCCAACCTCATGACGCACAACAGGACTCTATGCAGATCACGCCCGTGGACGAGCGTGCGGCGAGATCCCCCACCCCGCATGAACGACATCATCAGGCTTCTGGCGACTCTACCCGTGCTGGCTCGCCTAACATGGGCACTCCCGGAGACGAGCACCGCAATCCTATCGAAGTGTACAACGAAGGTGACAATATCATCATTGAGAACGCCGACGGCGACGTCCTGGCGGTGCATCCATCGCAGAGCGGTAACAACGTTGCGGAACATGCGAAGGACCTGAAGTCGAAGTTGGAATCCGAGGCCGGACCTTCGGGATGGAGCTACAATGCCCTGAAGCACCGGGTGGCCAACTGGCGAGAGGAAGAACTCGCCAagagaaaggagaaggaaaaaacaGCTCGGAAGGGCGAGCCGGCCCGTGCTTTCCAATATGGTACAACT ATTATTGTTGAAAACGAAGACGGCGAGGTCGTCAAGAAGTACGACCTATCCACGCCAAAGTCTCAAGGCGATCAAGGCAAGGCAGGCCCTTCGGGAGAAGGAATACAGGGTCACTCACAGAGGCCCAATCTCAGCAGGTGGGCTAGTGCTGCGTTTGGACGATCGCAGGCTGGCGAGGCATctgcgaagaagaagactccggaagaagaggaagatgaaaaGGACGACAAGCATATCCGGTTCACTGTTGGTGGAGTCGGTCGCCGCATGACGAAGGAGGATTTCCTCGTGGAGATGCAGAAGCTGGACAAGAACACACGCCGCGATGTTGTTGACAAGTCGTCGGCGTCGCAGGAACTCAAGACAGTTGCTAAGCGCGATACCCAGCCACAGATCAAGGTCTCGGCTCCGGGTCAGCCAGGGGCGAGCAGGAAGAACTCGGCGTCTCCTGCGGCCGGGGCCAGCTCAAAGCCGCAGGCGACTTCCCCTGGGCCAGAGCGGTCGAGCGGATCTAGCGATGGATCAAGACCATCGAGCAAGGAAGCTTCCGAGACGGAGgtggaaaagaagaggagattGGAAGCTTTGCGTGGTGTTCCTAGCGGCAGTCgggcgggtgaggaggtggctgAGACGGCAGCGGAGCGGAGGAGACGAGAGGCGGCTCTGGGAATGTCTCGTGAACCGGAGGAGAgcgacagcgaggatgatgatacccCTAGAGTGCCTCCACCGAAGCCTCGCATCCGGTTCGCAGAAGGGACTGTGAACCGGTAG